The nucleotide sequence atacCTTACCCCATAGTGCAACTCCACCTCTAATTGGTACAACCTTGACCAGAGCTTGGaaccaggggagcttcaagaaatTTATCACAGGAGCCGTCCCTGTAGTGCCCTCCCCCACTCCGAAACCCCTTCACACAAAAATCAGCACAATGgggtgcagccgggtgggtgcagaggccccgggcagggggtgctgagcatcccacagaggcaggagcaggatgTTGCGGTGTTGAGGGAAGGCTGCTCAGCCTCTTATGAGGCCCCCGAGCCCAGCAGGTTGTTTGCGGGAGGGCACATTCAGCGTTCCCCCATGACATGGGCTCTGAGGATGCTACAAATTCCTGCCTGTACCTGGCCTGCGGTGCACAAGTGTGCAAGGAGATGGTGGTGCAAGTCCATGGATGACCATGGAGATTGGGGCTGTGTTCGTGCGTGTGTCCCCTGTTCCTGCTCATgctcttcctccatccctcctcccccatACCGTGCCAGCACCCACCCTTGATCGCCACTTTCATGCCCCCCAACTTTCCCCACCCCCCAGGAGGgccggggatggagatggggcagatcaggatggggcagggttgggctgttggctgctcccacccactgTGGTTGAACCcaggatggggaaaagaaaaggaaaagcaagaaaacccgTGGCTGGAGGTAAAATATTGTTTGACAGGACGAGGCCATGACtcacccctgcccatggcaagatGGATGCCCCGCCAGTTCCTGACAAAAATCTGACCAACCACCACCCTCAAAACCACTCCTCTCGATTTCATTGCTGAGGACAACGTGATACGAGATTAAGACCTGTCTGAGGACTCACCATTATGGATGGATTCCTGATGCCTTTTGAGTGAATCACTCTGCCTGAACGTCTTCCCGCAGTGCGAGCAGGCGTACGGTCTCTCTTCTGTGTGGACGCGTTGGTGGACATGGAGGTTCGAGGGCCAGGAGAAGCATTTCCCACATGTGTTGCAGACAAAGGGCTTCTCtttggtgtgtgtcctctggtgattCAGGAGGTACGTACTCAGcgtgaagctcttcccacaatcctgaCACTTGAAGGGCTTGTCTCCCATGTGGTTCCATCGGTGACGAGTCCGGTTGCTGCTACTAGcaaagaccttcccacagtcctCACACTCGTACTTCTTCTCCCTGGAGCTACTCCGTGGTTGGGTTCTGTCTTCTTGAGAGACTTCAGCACACGTCCCTTTGAGAGAGCGTTTTCGGAGACTTCTTGGTGCGTGGCTCCCTTTGCTagcatctggctgctgttggccatcgtgctccacgtccaccgtggggctctggggctcctcttcgggctcTTGCAGCAtcctcctctgctcttccctgggctggcactgctcctccttctgcttgtctgtcccagcccctgtggggagaccaaaggggctcagttgggggctcttaaggcacatgaagagcagccacctactccatgtctctgcctgctcagctccctcccttcccttctcctccttctcacacccCACATGGCCTTGCCCGTTAGCaccatgttgtgctttgagccccgacGGCACCTGAGCCCCACCCAGATGCTCACTCTCCCCTTCACCCACAGGGATAGggaggacaaaataaaaccaaaggccAGGGGGAatccagacaaggacagggaaggggaTGACTCCACCGTTATTGGCTCGGGCAACAGACAGACTCCatcggggaaggaagaaagaacagcaatcgaatttgaacacccccacccccaccaatgtaccaatgcgacagagcaggacagtcagaaatacaaccacatcttcaaaacaccttccccccccatcccttcttcccgggctcagctttgctccccatttctctccctcctccccccaccggcgcagggggcagggatgggggttggggtcagtccatcacccgttgtctctgctgctccttcctcctcagggggaggactcctcacactcctcccctgctccggcgtgggctccctcccacgggagacagtcctccacaaacttcctcccacgtgggtccctcccaggggctctgggggggcatctgctcccccgtggctctccatgggtgcagggcagtctctgctccgtcgcacctcccccctccttccgtccttcctctccctctctgtttgcagaggtatttccctcccccctcctcctctttctcctcctctttctcctcctcctctttctcctcctctttctcctcctctttctcctcctctttctcctcctcctcccaacgTCTCTTCTTTAAATCCCTTATCTCAGAGCTCGAcgccgtcactaattggctcggcctgggccaggggcgggtccgacttggagccgggggaactttgagcatcttctgccaggagccccccctgtagccccctcccccgctcccaacccctccacacacaaaccagcacaacagggtgcagccgggtgggtgctaGCAACGGGGGGGTTGTGAGGGCAGGATACGCCCCGACCCCGCCCCAGGATTATCTGGGTGTGCACAGGTGTGGAAGGAGATGGGGGTGCGACCGCCCGCGTGCCCAtggttctgtctgtgtgtgtcccctcttcctgcccctcgccctccccctcctttgtcctccccttcccccatccctcctccttcttcgcCCCAGACCAGCGCCCGCCCTTGTTCCCcacattcacacacacccccgcAAACCTCACCCCACCCCGCAGGACCAGGGATGTGATGtcttcaggaaattctctgcTCTGCTCGTTCCGAACTCGGGAATAGACCAATGCCAGGGTCAGTCGCTGCTTGAAGAGTGTTGGGACAGAAGAAGGGACCAGGGGATAAGGGGTGAGTCACCCCAGCTTTGCATAACCAAGGGATGTCTGGCTAACGACTCTGCCCTGGGGGCGGGGAGAGAAGTGTGAGcagaggggaacatcctgccccagagGGCCGAGAGGCTGGAGGAGTCTCTGAGAAGCAGGATGAGATAGGGCCAGGAATAGCTCTTGGGTTGGGTTGGGTCATCTGCCTGCTTGcgtcccccctccccatctcttgTGCATCCCCCAAATCTATTCAGTCTTCAGTGAACAGGACACAAATCTGAAACCCATTATGAGCAAAATCCAATTTATTTGatagaaacttaaaaaaaaagaaaagaagaggtaTTTCTTTGATTTCCTGTAAGGGACGTACACACCCCCTGGGTCTGTGTGTATCCATCTACATCTGTGTGCACCTACGTAACGACAGGAGCATCCCATACGCTCCATTTTGATTGCAGGGTCCTGGATGGGGTTTTGCTTCCTCCAAACCACCCAAGAATTTTTGTTGCGGTTTGCCACATGGACCACGTCTCCTTCCTCAGGGTAAAATAGTCCCCGAGGAGCCATGGGTGAGAGCAGCTCATCCCTCCACCATCATAGTCCGGTATTGCTGTATCCCACCAGGAACCACAAAACCCTCAGCCTTGGTGAGCGCCATCACTGAAGTTCATCCTCACAGCTTGGAAACAGGTAATAATTAACGGTACGCATTTTAACGAAGCGAGAGATGAACAGGGAGAGATAAACATACTAAGAGCAAATGGAGTAAAATACAACACGGTGGTCACGGCTTGTACCACACAACCAACATCCCAACAAAACGTCGTACCAAGACTGTCCAGCAGTTTTCTCAATGCTGGGTCTTGTTGACCTCGCTGCCTAACGAGCCTTTACAATCCCTTTGGACTCATGGGAGCACCCTGGTTTCCCAGGAAGGCAGCGTTTCTTAAACATCGCCTCTGCCCAGACCCACGAGTCCTCAGGGAGATGCTGGGACTCTTGGACATGATGGTCCCACATGATGGGGTGAAGGAAGAGCCACGTTGTCCATGTACCCAAGGCACCTGCTGGTAAATCTCCAAATTTACTCCGATGTGCAGGCACTCACATTTAAATCAGAGAGAGGCTCACAGAGAAGCCGTCATCCCCTCACACATACCTTGCTGGGGCATTAGCACCCCACAGACATCTCTGAATTTCCCCTCCAACATCACCTGGCTCATGAGATGAGACCAGAGGGCTGGAAGTCCTACCCAGGGAGGTGACAAGCCTCTAATTTTGTGGCCCATCACCTCCCAGGGAAGCTCCCTGGCCGACGGGCACCTCCTCCAAGTGGGGCCTCTGATGGACAAGACAACTGGCGCTCACGCTGAATGACTTCCCGCAGAACAGGCACGTGTGGGAGCTCTCCTGGGCGTGGATCTGATGGTACGTGGCGAGGTGGGAGCTGGTCCTGAAGGTTGAAGCACTCCCCACACTCCAGCACTTGTACAGTCTCTCTCCCTTATGGATCCTGTGGTGGGAGATGAGGCTGGAGAAGTCCTTGAAGGTCTTCCCGCAATCTGGGCACTTGTAGGGTCGTTCTCCCGTGTGATTTCTTTGGTGACGTCTCATGCTGTTAGTCAAGCAGAAGATCTTCCCACACTCGGGGCATTTAGAGGTCCCCCACTTGGCACGGGCCATCACCTTGCTCGTGGCTGCATGGGTGTTCTTCACGCCATCCCCTTGTCCCGTCGGTGTCTGCTCCTCCTTGTTCTCCAACTTCTCCTCCAGCACCGGGGGTGCttgtcctggctccagctgggtgctCGGTGCCTGCTGGACAAAGAGAAATCCATTGCACTAAGCCATCCCCACCCACATCTCCCCCAGATCCTGGGACATCTCACACTAAACCCCCGAGGACTCACCACTATGGAGGGCTTGCTGATGCCTCCAGAGGTGGCAACTCTGCTGGAATTTCTTCCCACAGTGCGAGCAGGCGTATGGTCTCTCTCCCGTGTGGATGCGTTGGTGCTTGATGAGGTATGAGCGCCACGAGAAACGcttcccacacgtggtgcagagAAAGGGCTTCTCCTCTGTGTGTACCCTGCACTGATGCAGGAGTCGCCCGCTTTCCCtcaagctcttcccacaatcctggcacttgtagggcttctctcccgtgtggatTCGTCGGTGACGGTTCAGGTTGCTCCCCCAGGcaaagaccttcccacagtcctCACACTTGTACTCCTTCTCTCTGGAGCTGCTCCGTGGTTGGGTTGCACCCTCTTGAGGGTCTTCAGCATatgtccctttgaaagagcattttcggtGTCTTCTTGGTGCgtggctcccttgcgtatcatctggctgccgttggccatcgtgctccacgtccaccgtggggctctggggctcctcttcgggcccttgcagcatccccctctgctcttccctgggctggcactgctcctccttctgcttgtctgtcccagcccctgtggggagaccaaaggggctcagctggtggctcttaaggcacatgaagagcagccacctactccagcagaTCCCACCCGGAGCAGTACCGCCCAGTACGGTGCTGCCAACTGCTGGAGCCCTTCTAGCGCTGCTGAGCATGTAAATgcatgggggtgtgtgtgtgggggggtgtctgtgtgtgtgtgtgtgtgtgtgtatgtatccTGTTCCTGCTCACAATCCTCTTCCATCCCTTCCCATCCTTCATCCTTACTcatcccccatccctcctgcttCTTCAACCTGGACCAGTGCCCACCATTGGTTCCCACTTTAACCCCCCCACCAAAactccctccacccccccaggaggtgcagggatggagatgggtcATGTCAGGATTGGacagggttgggctgttggctgctcccaccgACCgtggggggaagaggaagaacagtGAGAATCCCTGTGGGTGGGGGTAAAAAATGTTTGACTAGAagtggcaggaggaggatggaggagtcCATCACTCACCTCTGACCATGGTGAGATGGATGCCCAGACAGTTCCTGACCAAACACCGGCCAACCCAACCCCCaatccccctcctctccattttattgctGAGTACAACATGATATGTAATTACGCCCCATCCGAGGACTCACCATTATGGAGGGCTTGCTGATGCCTCCTGAGGTGATCTCTCTGCCGGAACGTCATCGCACAGTGCGAGCAGATGTATGGTCTCTCTCCCGTGTGGATGCGTTGGTGGACAACGAGGTTTGAGCTGAAGGAAAAGCGTTTCCCACATGTGGTGCAGAGATacggcttctccttggtgtgtgtcctctggtgacacAGGAGGTACCAGCTCAGcgtgaagctcttcccacaatccaggcacttgtagggcttctctcccgtgtggatcCATCGATGACGGCTCAGGTTGCTCCCACaggtgaagaccttcccacagtcctCACACTTGTACTCCCTCTCTGTGGAGCTACTCGGTGGTTGGGTTGGGTCTTCCTGAGTGTCTTCACCATACGTCCCTTTGAAAGGGCTTTTTTGGGGTGTTCTTGGTCCgtggctcccttgcgtatcatctggctgctgttggccatcgtgctccacgtccaccgtggggctctggggctcctcttcgggcccttgcagcatccccctctgctcttccctgggctggcactgctcctccttctgcttgtctgtcccagcccctgtggggagaccaaaggggctcagctggtgGCTCTtgaggcacatgaagagcagccacctactccatgtctctgcctgctcggctccctcccttcccttctcctccttctcacgcCCTGCATGGCCTTGCCCATTAGCgccatgttgtgctttgagccccgagggcacctgagccccacccAGACCCTCCCTCGCCCCTTCCCCCACAGGGTGTGGAGTACTCGCACTTGTCCCCTTCTTGGCCACGGGCTCCCtgccatgggagacagtcctctatgaacttcCAAACTGtggaaactgggggagaagtaGCAGTGCCAGGGGGAGATCGCGatcaccgactcaattggacaaggggtttGGGGCACCCACTACCCCAGACTACAGGACCTGAAACAAAGCTGGAACCTGGAGGGGTGATCcagactctctttctctccttcctttttcttttatttcctttcttttccttcttacagATTTGTAAGAGACTGCATTGCTTACTATCCTTTTCTGAGTTTAAGCTCTTTCTACcagaagtaaaacattttcagtgGTCGTCTGCtcttgtttcaccttaatttaagcTGAGGGGACCACTGACCATTTACAACTCTCTGGACTCCCACTCCAGGTTGTAACATCTCCTCCTCTCtggttcccctttttaaataccTTATCCCAGGGGCACAGTccctgtcactaattggctcggccttggccaggggtGGGTCCAACTTGTAGCCAAGggagctttgagcatcttctcccagaagaccccctgtagccccctcccgcgctcccaacccctccacacacaaaccagcacaacagggtgcagccgggtggATGCTGCGCCCCAAGCAGGTGGCGCTGAGCACCCcgagaggcagcagcaggtaTGATCTCTGTACCCTGCCTGCAGTGCACAGGTGTGCAAGGAGATGGGGGTACAAGTGCACAAGTGCCCATggctctgtgtctctgtgtttttgtttgtgtccCCTCTTCTTCCATTCTgtccctccccctccttcatgCTTAttccctctccatccctcccccttCTTCATCATGAACCATTGCCCACACTTGGTCCCCACTTTCACCCCCCCAAAACTACCCCCACACCCTGGGAGTGCGAGGATTGAGATGGGGCaggtgggatggggcagggttgggctgtttGCTGCTCCCACCCTCTGTGGGAGAacctggaaagcagaaaagaagaggaaaagcaagaaaacctgTGAGTGGAGGTTAACATAGTTCATGAGGAGGCCAGAGGAGGCCATCATCCACAGCCCCTCCCtgtggggagatggatgcccagccagttcaTGAACAAAATCTGGCCAACCTCCACCCCCAAAGCCTCTCCTCACCATTTTAATGCTGAGCGCAAAGTGATAGGGGTTTAAGTCCCACCTGAGAACTCACCATTGTGGACGGCTAACTGATGCCTCCTGAGATGATAACGCCGCCGGAAGTTCTTCCCGCAGTGCGAGCAGGCATACGGTCTCTCTCCTGTATGGGTGCGTTGGTGTTTGATGAGGTATGAGCGCcaggagaagcgtttcccacacgtggtACAGagaaagggcttctccttggtgtgtgttcTCCAGTGACGCAGAAGTCTCCCACTTTccctgaagctcttcccacaatcccggcatttgaagggcttctctccagTGTGGATGCGTCGGTGACGTCTCAGGTTGCTCCCGCAGGTGAAGATCTTCCTACAGTCCTCACACTCGTAAATCTTCTCTCTGGAGCTACTCCGTGGCTGGGTTGTGGATTCTTGAAGGTCTTCAGCACATGTCAAGAAGAAAGACCATTTTTGGGGTTATCTTGGTACtttatcctttctcttcctcctccatctctcCCCC is from Strix aluco isolate bStrAlu1 chromosome 37, bStrAlu1.hap1, whole genome shotgun sequence and encodes:
- the LOC141917369 gene encoding uncharacterized protein LOC141917369, coding for METHGGADAPPEPLGGTHVGGRSWRTVSRGREPTPEQGRSVRSPPPEEEGAAETTGAGTDKQKEEQCQPREEQRGMLQGPKEEPQSPTVDVEHDGQQQPDDTQGSHTLRTPRKRSFKGTYAEDSQEATAQPRSRCRGKEYKCKDCGKVFACGSNLTRHRRIHTGEKPYKCLDCGKSFTESGRLLCHQRTHTKEKPFVCTTCGRCFTWRSNLIAHQRMHTEERPYVCSHCGLTFRQSDQLTKHQQTLHHGMYGEEVQEGASQPPSSSREKEHKCEDCGKVFTSRRHLNRHRRIHTGEKPYKCQDCGKSFTLSGYLLSHQRTHTKEKPYLCTTCGKRFSWRSYLNAHRLIHTGERPYPCSHCEMTFRQSNDLRKHQRAVHRDLQESTTQPRSSSREKIYECEDCRKIFTCGSNLRRHRRIHTGEKPFKCRDCGKSFRESGRLLRHWRTHTKEKPFLCTTCGKRFSWRSYLIKHQRTHTGERPEYKCEDCGKVFTCGSNLSRHRWIHTGEKPYKCLDCGKSFTLSWYLLCHQRTHTKEKPYLCTTCGKRFSFSSNLVVHQRIHTGERPYICSHCAMTFRQRDHLRRHQQALHNGAGTDKQKEEQCQPREEQRGMLQGPEEEPQSPTVDVEHDGQRQPDDTQGSHAPRRHRKCSFKGTYAEDPQEGATQPRSSSREKEYKCEDCGKVFAWGSNLNRHRRIHTGEKPYKCQDCGKSLRESGRLLHQCRVHTEEKPFLCTTCGKRFSWRSYLIKHQRIHTGERPYACSHCGKKFQQSCHLWRHQQALHSAGTEHPAGARTSTPGAGGEVGEQGGADTDGTRGWREEHPCSHEQGDGPCQVGDL